GCTAAGAACATTCTGACCAGTAGTTTGAAATCTCAAGGCTCTCTGGCCCCTAGTTCGAGTCGCGATGGAGTCTTTTGACAACAGGAAACTCTAACAAGGACAAGTTTATTGGTACCGAGTAGTGGATAACGATCACCGTCACTTTCTATTATTCGGGCAAGTCCTTCTTTTGTTCCGGCCGAACAGGAAAAGTCCAGCATTCGTAGTGACTAAGGTTTATCCGGGGGAAGGAGTCACTTTCGATATATCATGTTCTGCATCAAATGGAGACTCAACAAAGGCAACTTTTTCAggcatttccgcattttctgcaTGCCTACAGGCATGCAAGCAGGTGGTAATTGGCTTGATCTCCAAGAAATTTTATAGACCAATTCCGGGAATGGAGCCGAATGTTGGTTTCTTGAAACGAATCTTAAACCGCAGATAATATAAATTGAACTTGTCTGCAGACTGTCACTGCGAAAAAATGACCTAACGTCTCTATTAGATCTGCAAGAGGCCTGGACGGCGCGAAAAGCCTTAGGAGGGTATCACGCCCAAATTAATGAAATCCTAGAAAAAATATGCTCAGCTCTGACCAAGCTTTGGCCCAAAGTGTGgccggatttacgctcaatgcAATTCGCAGTCTTGTCGTATCCTTCGAATTATATATAGGAGcacttaatatctgcgagcctcttcggtcacgctgctctcagaaACTgaaaagccgtcttcgcctaatatgaTGAAAGTTCTGTTCCCTGTACCAATAGTTACAACAAGCAAGCTACGTGTCTGGGTACAGCTATTTGAAAATCAGCAAGATAATCCCCTCTCCCCAAGGATCTTTTTCAGTCTCCTCCGCACGGCTTATATATTTTAAGCGTGATGTCGGCTATCAACAGTACTCATCTGACTTTCCAGGATGCATAGAGGAAAAAAAACGTTTGTTTCCGGTGTAGCCCTCCCAATGCCTATAAGCCACAAAGTAAAAGATGCTCTGATTCCAAAAACGTCCTACCTTGGTGTTGTGGTTGCAAAAATCCACAATATAGCGCATCTTCGTAGCCCTCTATTTAGACCGATCGATTCAGATATTAAAAGCTCAGATCTGGTGGTTCAAAAAAGGACGCCACGAACTTGACAAACTAAGACTTATCATTACCCTTGCCAGCACAAAAACGCCAGTACCTCCAGCATACCTACCATGAAGCGAAGAGATACGAACCTCTCTGTTTGAAATTGATTAATCCTAAATATGACGATTAAGCCAATAGACGTTCCTCAATTAAgacttccttttcaaaatttacatatttacagACCACCTTTGATGTCTCGCATACTAGATAATGCTTAAGTTACCAAAAggcctaaaaaagaaaaagaaaggtaaaaagtccaaaaaagacaaagaacttttcaccgaagaggaacttgaGCAATACAAGCtccagcaacaacaaaaacaacagcaacaacttgAACAACAAGTCCAAGAAGCCGAACAAACAGGCGAGGCATCTGCTTCTGATACTGAAACAGCTAAAGGTCCATCAACCAGCGACGCTAAAAATCCTGAGGCAGATGAAGAATGGTTGAAATTCAAAGCCTTAACAGCGGGCGTTGATTCGATCCTTCACAAAACCCAGGACGATTTAGACCGAATCAAATCAACCTCATTCTTCCAAAGAGTCCCGCCTCCAAGCgaacagaaaaagaaagaagaggaagaagcgGCTAGACGCGAGGCAGAGAGACTTGAGGAAGAACGACGGAAGAAGGAGGAAGAAGAAGCAAACAGAGACGTCCTTGCTGAGGCTGTTGTTGAATTATCAGAATCAGAAGAGGAGTCAGAGGAAGTCGATGATATCTTTGATACAGGATATATTGAGGCAATCACAAGCGGAGAAGTTCAGTTTGCCATAGTTCCAGATTCTCCTGAATTTGAAGTCGACGAAGGACCTGATCCTTTCGATACTTCATACGCAGATAAATTAATCAAAGGTCCTGAAGTTTCGAAAAGAGGCAAGAAGCTCGTTAGCATCGGAGCAGCCGTTGAGGTCTTAACTGGTAGAGTAGAATCAGTCCAGCCAAGTGGCTCCATAAAACGAAAGCCCCGCAGAGGCCCACAGGATCTTCTTCTAGATGCGTTTGATGATGAAAGTGCTACTCCGCCGACTGACGCTGATGTTTCTGTAACTCCTGAGCCTCCTAAAACACTTCTTGATGAGCTAGAGGACGACGTACCAGCTGAGCTTCCACCAATCGATTTAAGTGTATCATTGCATTTAACACTTCAAAAACAAGCCGAAGAGAAAGCTGCGTCtgccgaagttgaaaaagtagaTGTCGTATCTGAGTTTGATGTTCTAAaggatgatgaagatgatgaatTTGCGGAACTAGCTGTCGAATCCTTGACTAAGAAGGAAGAAGTAACCATTGTCACACAAGTACAGCCCCTTGAATATACTGGAGCAGTAGCTTCTGACTGGGCAGAGTTCGAAGTTCAACAAGAGGAGACCGTTGAACAAGTAGCTGTGAAATGTAAGTACTTTTTGTCGATTAGTAGCACGAAGCATGTCTTTTAATATAGAGAATAAGCATAGTGTCTAAGGCACTGATACTAACATTCAATTGTCCTGTCTTTCAGCAAAACCTCCAAGACCACCACCAGCATCGATACCAGCTGTAACAAACGCGGCGGAGAGTGACGACGAATTTGATATTCCCGAAGACGATCCCTTCGATACCACATTTGTCGAGAAAGTAATACCAGTTAAAGAAGACGACGACTTTGACTTTGATCCTCGAGCAGAAGAAAAGAAGGAGGCATCTGAACTAAAAGTTGAAAGAGATCTTTTGGGAGGCAGTAACAGTGATCTAACTAGTTCTTCACGTGCGGAGACCACCACACTAAACGTAGTCCATAGGGATTTATTAGGCGGTAGCAACACCGATTTAAGTGCAGTTGGACTACCCCCTATTGATCCGCTCTCCAAAGAATTAGACGATAAGGAGAACGAGGATTTCGATCCTTTCGATACATCTGCAGTTACCCGCTTAGTACAGCCAAAAGAGACTGAGctcaaatttttggaaaaagaaCTATTAGCAGAATCAAAACTAAAGCATTCAGTCAGTGATCCTGATTTTGATCCCCGGGCTGGTGAAGAACCTTCAACACATGTGATTCCTGCTGTGACACCAACTGACCAGCTTGAACAGGCGAGAAGAAAGTCTTCGCTACACTTGAACATCCAACCGAAATCAGTTGGTTTTCTTGTACCCGAACCGGATCTTCTAAGCATAGATCATGAATCTGGGAAAATTCACAAGCCATTAACACCATATTATACCAAGGAACCATCAATAATTGAGACAGAGACAAAGGAACAGGAAGACCCTTTTGATACATCATTTGTTCCCGATTCAAAACCAACTCAAGTGGAACTCAACTTAATTGAGAGAGATCTACTAGCGAGCACAAACTTGAAGCACAGTCTATCTGATCCTGATTTTGATCCTAGAGCTGAAGAGAGCGTCGAAGGACCTGCAGTTCCTGAAGTGAAGTCCGATTTATTGGCCGTAGAGAATCAGATTGATATTAAAGTCCTAACCCCAGCAGCAGAAAATAACAAAGGGGGTCCTGAATTGGGAGCGACTTCTCCAGAATTTGTTGATCCTTTCGACACGTCTTCCGTAGAATTGACCATACTACCGGGGAAGACTGAATTAAAACTAATAGAAAGTGAACTTCTAACAGCTCGGGCTCCTGAAACGGTAACAGGTGTTTTAGACACATTGACAGACGCGCAAGAACTTGGTCTCGGTGATAAGGTCTTAACGCCACAAGCACCACCAGTAGTTGCCTCAGCTTCTATTGACGAAGTTGATCCGTTTGACACTTCTTTCGCAGAAAATTTGGGACCAGGAAAGGCAGAAATAAAAGTTTTGGAAACGGAACTTATACAAAATTAATTCGAGTATCATTCAGTTTCGATTGGACATAAAGAAACGAGTTTCACTCTAAGGAAGTTCATCTTGTACAACAGTAAAAATGGCGAACCCATTTTTAATGACCGACGACGATGTAGTGGATATGACAGAAAATACCAATGAAATTGCATTCAATCCGTTCCTTGCGCAGGCAGGTGAAGGCGAAGCAGATTTTGCAGACAATCCGTTTCTTGCTGGGGCAACAAATCCTTTTGCTGGGTTCGGTGAAGATGAATCTGCACCTCAGGCTACCGCGCTTCCGGAGATATCGGCACCGCAGTCCTCTGGTACGGATGTGCCTTTTAGTAATTCACATACCTTTAAATTTATAAGTGCTAATTCTTTTGAACCAACAGATGTAGCAATGAGCTTCTTTGGAACGACTATTCAGGAAACGGAGGATGACCTGTCTATATCCGATCAGAAGCTACCAAACCCACTCACAAATTTAGAGGACGGTGTGTCTGGATATTCAAGTGAAGATGAGTTGGTTAAAAAGAAAGCACCACCGAGGCCGCTGCCGCCATCTCAGACAACCCAGGATCTTATTTTTGCAGTTGCAGATCAGCTGGATCAAGCCAGTTCACAGATGTTAGGAAGGCTGCCAAAAACACGTTCACCGAGTCCGGTTTCAATGAGAGACTTGCATTCGCCTAGCCCCACTCCGGATGCAGCTATGGCAGACTTCTTGGATTGCTCAGATGATATTGTTCATCAAGATACCACTCCATCTGCATTCGAACAGGATTTAATGGCCAGTTCCAGTGATAATCCTTTCGCGATGCCTTCAGTTCCTGCGGTGCAATCAAATCAGGCTGCCGTTAAGCATCCTCCTCGTCCACCGCCACCTAGGCCTGTACCACCACGTCCTCAGCCACCAGCTCCAGTATCACAGGCTATTCCaccagctgtaattccatcggccaaCCCTGTTCAGCAAGCCCCGCCATCTCAACCTCAAAACCAAGAACCGGATCTGTTCGACATGTTCGACGCTGCTCCTGCCGCTCCTCCCAAACccccagcaccaaaaactaaagaGGACATTTTAAGTTTGTTCAACGCTCCCAAGCCGCAAGCTCAACAACAACAAGCACAACCAGATCTTTTGAGCGATGACATTCTTGGAGATATTTCATCGAATGATTTTGCCTTACCTCCACCCCTAGGTGATCCTATAATACCACCAGGCACAACAGCAGCAACGGTTCCAGTGGCAATGACAACAGATACATTCACCGGAATAACTTCAAATGCACCATTCCCCACAAGTAGTGAAACATTCCCGGTTTCTACAGACAGTTTCCCATCCTCAGAGCCTCAGCCTACAATAACAGAACCACCTGAAGAAGTTGGCAAAGAAATTATTTCTGATGCAATTACCGACAATGTAGTGGTGGAAGAGCTTCCTGAGGAACCGGAAAAAATCGAGGAACCTCAGAAAGTAATAATGGACAGTATTACTCCTGACGCTGGTTGTAGGAGAGCTCCGACTCCAGACATCGAGATTACAACCGTGGAAAGCTTACCACGCTCTGATGATGAAGAAGAACAGCCGGACTTGGAAAAGGATAACGAAAGCGGTGTTGAGATGGATGATCCCAAAAGCATAATAGCTGAGGAATCCGACCAAAGCCACGCGTCTGAATCAAATGTTACTACACAAGCTCAACAGGGGTCGCCTCCATTGGATGCTAGTGTAGCAGAAGTAATCAACGATCAGGAGCAAATGGATACCGGCTTGGATTTCGCACCTTCGGTTGTAAGTGGAAGTGCATCTGCTAATCCGTTTGCTAGCCCAGAGACAGAAGACGTTTATCCGACAATACCATCACATCAAGTGACGAATATATTCGCCGTCGAAGAACCAATACCGCAACCGTCAGCATTTGTAGAGCCTTTTGCAGCGGCCCCTGCTATAGTGCCACATCCTGCAACACCCATGCCAAATATTTTTGCAGTAGATGATACGATACCCAATGAAGCGGTCCAGTCTGATGACTTTGATGcattttctgccaaatttgattcTGCCAGAAAGGAGCCAAGTTTGTTGGATGGGTTTGGCGGAACGACACCAGttgcagtggttgatgatggtaAGTCCCTTCTACTTGAGATGACAATTAGCCTTCTCTGAAGCTAACATtgtgtttcttttgtttcaaaataGCTTGGGGCGGATCTGATGCATTTGGTTCATTGATTACGACTACTGGCGGGGATGGTTTTGAAGTAGAAGATGAGTTCGACTCATTCTTGGCCATGAAGGCTCCTGAACATGCCGATTTGAGCAGAAAAGATTCGGAATCGCCTACTGAAGACAAGGAGTTCAATGTAGTCATACGGCCGAAAGCCGAGGCCACTCAAGGCCAGGGACAGATTTTGGTTCCACCCCCTCCGCCGCGAAGTTCTCAAAACAATTCCATATACTCAGGCGATTCATCACCAAGATTTAATCCCTTCGATAAAGGTGACGAAGTAGCAAGTGCAGATGGTATTCCGGCAATTCCAGAACCAGCCGCAATGACACGAACTGACTCCCAAGAATCTCCGGGAACGCCTCTTTTCGATGAAGACGTTTCTCAGCCATTAGAAGATTTCCCAAGGATTACGTACACAGGCACTGGATGGGAAATGCAGCTTCGGCAGCCCAATAAGAAAAAGATCACAGGTCAACGATTTTGGAAGAAGATATTTGTGAAACTGGTTTATCAAGGCGATAATCCCGTTGTGCAACTGTATAATCAAGCCACAGACAAGGAGCCTTTCCAGGAGCTACCACTGCAACCCTGCTACTCAGTTTCAGAGATCGGAGCACAGCAATACGATCAGTTTGGAAAGATATTCACTATCAAACTGCAATATATATTCTACAAGGAGCGTCCTGGTGTCCGACCAGGACAGGTTACTAAGGCGGAGCGATTGACGAACAAACTGAGCCAGTTCGCAGCCTATGCAATACAGGGCGATTATCAGGGAGTAAAGGAATTCGGAAGCGACTTGAAGAAATTGGGATTGCCAGTGGAACACGCACCTCAAGTTTCACAACTATTCAAGATAGGATCAATGAGCTACGAGGATATGAAGCAATTCTCAGTCTGCGTTGAGGAGGCACTATTCAAACTGTCGGCCCACAGGGACAGAGCACTCAATTATAAGTCTGAAGAGGTTCAAGTGACGGCAGTTGATGAACTTTACGTCGAACAGGATGCAGAAGGACATGTTCATAAGCAGATAGCGAGAGTTCGGCTATTTTTCTTAGGATTTCTTTCAGGTTTGCATTTTGTGCAAATATATTAATCATTGTGTCATTCATCTGATCCTCAAATGCCTTTTTTTAACTTCCTTATCTTCGAGGCATTCAATTAATTCTGATACTTTGCAGGTATGCCTTGGATTGAGTTAGGAGTAAATGATTTATGGCGCCAGGGAAAAGAGGTTGTAGGACGGCATGATATTATCCCAGTCGTGACGGAGGAATGGATCCGATTAGAAGGGGTCGAGTTCCACAACACTGTTCAGTTAGATGAGTACGAAAAGTGCAGGATAATAAAGTACGGTCTCTTAGTTTGTAGTATTTGGATCCTTTAGATTGACTTCTATATCTTTAACTACAGATTCCAACCGCCAGATGCATGCTACATTGAACTGATGAGGTTCAGAGTGAGACCACCCAAGAATCGTGAGCTTCCCCTCCAGGTTAAGGCATCGTGGTGTGTGAATGGGAATCGCGTGGAGCTACGGGCAGATGTTTTAGTTCCAGGATTTGCATCACGAAAACTTGGACAAATTCCATGCGAGGATGTTTCCATCCGTTTTCCTATTCCAGAGTGTTGGATTTATTTGTTCCGAGTGGAAAAACATTTCAGGTAATATCCGCGCCGTAACTtggggggtaataattgacacactTTTTCCAGATATggttccgtaaagtcagctCACCGGCGAACTGGTAAAATCAAGGGAATTGAACGAATATTAGGTGCTGTAGATACTTTGCAGGAGTCCTTAATAGAAGTTACATCTGGCCAAGCGAAATACGAGCATCACCATAGGTCAATAGTGTGGCGATGTCCACGATTGCCCAAAGAAGGACAAGGTAAGcttttcgagaccattcgattCCTGATAGAATACATGAGGTTTAAATTCCAGGTGCTTACACAACCCATCAAATGGTGTGTAGGATGGCTTTGACATCCTACGATCAAATACCTGAGCAATTGGCGCCTTATTGTTATGTGGAGTTCACCATGCCAGCCACCCAAGTGTCGCATACAACCGTTCGTTCGGTAAGCGTTCAAGAGTCAGATAGTGATGAGCCGCCTGAGAAATACGTACGATATCTGGCCAGGCATGAATATAGGTAAGCTCGAAAATAAGCTCCTGGTGTAGCCTTCCGTTTTACTTATTTTGTGTTTTGCAGGGTTGGAATTGAATACACAACTGCTGAGACGCAAAATGCTTATTTGTCCGCCACTCGTCCTATTAAGGAAGAACCACCTCAGCAGCAGCCACAACAGATGGCAACATCTCCAATGGCGCCAAGTGATTCCGATTCAGAATCAAATTAAAACTGTGAGTACCCAATCTTGTAAATAGAAGCAGCGCATAGCAGTCCACCACAACTATGCGCCTTCATTActggttcgctgaaatgtcctTTAGCCCTCTTCAGGTCTTCCCTAAAGTCTATATTGCTTCTCTACTGTCCTGCGCCATTCCGTTGGCATGATCCACAATGAAGTCCTGCCTTCCAATCTAGACATCCACTAATTCCTAGCCAGTATGCCAAAGGAGGTCTTCGCCCCATATTGTGCCTGGCCAAGGTATACCAAAAGTCGTGGCAGAGACAGGTGTTTGTGAAGCTTGCAGTAACTGAGACGATCGCTTTGCAAGTACTGCTGCCGCATAATAGTACAGAGAGACCATTGACGCGGAACAACTTCAACTTGACATTTGATCTATTGGAAACGAGTTTTCAAAGCCATATAAACTGACCAACGACCATACttgcctttttcttcaaatCCAATGCCATTTGGCCGAGATCCAAGGCTAGAGGAACTCAAGCGCATCCTATTCACTcgctccccccccccttccccccCATTTGCAGTGGGAATTAGAGCCTTTCGTTCTCTAAGCTCGTCGATGCACTTTCGAGTATCTCCAGTTAGCCGAATTTTACAGAGCCCTTCGTGATGCAGCCGACGACCTGAGTAGCGGCAGAGGAGATATTGCTAATTCGTATTGTATTCAATATGTCTCCCGTTCAGTCAGTTTCTGCCGACCGACAGCTGGGTCACCAAAGCAGATCCTTTTGAGCATAGGAGCTCGAGGTTCTCCATTCCTGTAAGAAGATATGAACAcaatactcatgcgaagcaaacCAAGAATCAAGTGACTATCACGCTCGACGCGAGCTTCAGCGCTTCTCTCATTCTGGACAGCAAGAAGAAAACTTTTGAATCTACTGCAGATTACaatatggtcgatctgattgccctTACAATGTCAATCAGTTGAAGGCCTAATGGCAGACCCCGCACTGCCAAATACTAACCCGTGGAACCTGCAGAATGCCACAAATTTCTCACCATTgtgattactttcccatagccTCATTTCCACACCACTTATCCGAACAAGATGTTATCACACTCAACTTTGACATACAGCTCACCAATCCAAATCGTAATGTCTCCTCTCCCTGATTGCGTTAAATTGCTCCTTCCCCCCTGGTGGGGGGGGGTGAATACATTTACCCCACCTCCTGCCACCTGGCTCTTCCACCGGTGaggctctatcttctttgcagcgAGAAAGATCGGAACGTAAtaagcaacacggctccacctgtcagcactcctctgcaaatcctcgacaatgttgtctggagagaaatcccctgtgtttagatggtgctgctgacgaatcccattccaCCTTTGGCAAGaagaaaagtgtgatgggcgtcgtctacaactccattacaaaacacacaattcggagatcgtgcctttaaaAACTTGCGcatgtaagactgaaaatcgtGCCCACTTCAGAATTGGGTAGGGAATAGTCagtttcaccatgcttccgatacATCCACGggcctaagttgccgatgaaccgcgcagtccatctgcttctagttTAATTTTGCGAAGAGAGTTGCgactcgtctagggtgcgttgtcgttcttcacgagcaaccaccttcttTCGCTCTTCTCCCTCGCGCTTGTGAATGGCTTGACACTCCTTaaaaagaagggcaacggggatcactcccgcgatcaccatcacggccgattcagagacagtgcggtacgcagacgtcacccgcaaagctccccgtctctgcacttgcgcgagacgcATACGATATACCTGATTGCCAAGAGTGtctgcccatacctctgcaacgtagagcaggacagactgtgtTGAATTCATCAGGAGATATCggctgctagacgtaggacccccaatactTGCCGTTAGCCTACTTACGGCCAAAATTCCAGCTGGagtcctgtccgctgctgctttgatttgctcaaaaaagttcatctttgagtcaagagtgaCCCCGAGGTTTTTtactgctggttttgactcgattatcgagtCGCTGAATGATATGGGATGTAGGGTCTGAATTCACTTTTTAATCAGGAtgaccacttcggttttttGCAGTGTAAAGTTgaatcgcatcaatatgccgaatcTGCTTGcttctgttcgacagtgcgtccggcagcaAGCACCTCGACATCAACTGCATAACCGGCCTAGGACCGGATCTCTA
The DNA window shown above is from Hermetia illucens chromosome 5, iHerIll2.2.curated.20191125, whole genome shotgun sequence and carries:
- the LOC119657675 gene encoding protein stoned-B, whose protein sequence is MANPFLMTDDDVVDMTENTNEIAFNPFLAQAGEGEADFADNPFLAGATNPFAGFGEDESAPQATALPEISAPQSSDVAMSFFGTTIQETEDDLSISDQKLPNPLTNLEDGVSGYSSEDELVKKKAPPRPLPPSQTTQDLIFAVADQLDQASSQMLGRLPKTRSPSPVSMRDLHSPSPTPDAAMADFLDCSDDIVHQDTTPSAFEQDLMASSSDNPFAMPSVPAVQSNQAAVKHPPRPPPPRPVPPRPQPPAPVSQAIPPAVIPSANPVQQAPPSQPQNQEPDLFDMFDAAPAAPPKPPAPKTKEDILSLFNAPKPQAQQQQAQPDLLSDDILGDISSNDFALPPPLGDPIIPPGTTAATVPVAMTTDTFTGITSNAPFPTSSETFPVSTDSFPSSEPQPTITEPPEEVGKEIISDAITDNVVVEELPEEPEKIEEPQKVIMDSITPDAGCRRAPTPDIEITTVESLPRSDDEEEQPDLEKDNESGVEMDDPKSIIAEESDQSHASESNVTTQAQQGSPPLDASVAEVINDQEQMDTGLDFAPSVVSGSASANPFASPETEDVYPTIPSHQVTNIFAVEEPIPQPSAFVEPFAAAPAIVPHPATPMPNIFAVDDTIPNEAVQSDDFDAFSAKFDSARKEPSLLDGFGGTTPVAVVDDAWGGSDAFGSLITTTGGDGFEVEDEFDSFLAMKAPEHADLSRKDSESPTEDKEFNVVIRPKAEATQGQGQILVPPPPPRSSQNNSIYSGDSSPRFNPFDKGDEVASADGIPAIPEPAAMTRTDSQESPGTPLFDEDVSQPLEDFPRITYTGTGWEMQLRQPNKKKITGQRFWKKIFVKLVYQGDNPVVQLYNQATDKEPFQELPLQPCYSVSEIGAQQYDQFGKIFTIKLQYIFYKERPGVRPGQVTKAERLTNKLSQFAAYAIQGDYQGVKEFGSDLKKLGLPVEHAPQVSQLFKIGSMSYEDMKQFSVCVEEALFKLSAHRDRALNYKSEEVQVTAVDELYVEQDAEGHVHKQIARVRLFFLGFLSGMPWIELGVNDLWRQGKEVVGRHDIIPVVTEEWIRLEGVEFHNTVQLDEYEKCRIIKFQPPDACYIELMRFRVRPPKNRELPLQVKASWCVNGNRVELRADVLVPGFASRKLGQIPCEDVSIRFPIPECWIYLFRVEKHFRYGSVKSAHRRTGKIKGIERILGAVDTLQESLIEVTSGQAKYEHHHRSIVWRCPRLPKEGQGAYTTHQMVCRMALTSYDQIPEQLAPYCYVEFTMPATQVSHTTVRSVSVQESDSDEPPEKYVRYLARHEYRVGIEYTTAETQNAYLSATRPIKEEPPQQQPQQMATSPMAPSDSDSESN
- the LOC119657676 gene encoding protein stoned-A, translated to MLKLPKGLKKKKKGKKSKKDKELFTEEELEQYKLQQQQKQQQQLEQQVQEAEQTGEASASDTETAKGPSTSDAKNPEADEEWLKFKALTAGVDSILHKTQDDLDRIKSTSFFQRVPPPSEQKKKEEEEAARREAERLEEERRKKEEEEANRDVLAEAVVELSESEEESEEVDDIFDTGYIEAITSGEVQFAIVPDSPEFEVDEGPDPFDTSYADKLIKGPEVSKRGKKLVSIGAAVEVLTGRVESVQPSGSIKRKPRRGPQDLLLDAFDDESATPPTDADVSVTPEPPKTLLDELEDDVPAELPPIDLSVSLHLTLQKQAEEKAASAEVEKVDVVSEFDVLKDDEDDEFAELAVESLTKKEEVTIVTQVQPLEYTGAVASDWAEFEVQQEETVEQVAVKSKPPRPPPASIPAVTNAAESDDEFDIPEDDPFDTTFVEKVIPVKEDDDFDFDPRAEEKKEASELKVERDLLGGSNSDLTSSSRAETTTLNVVHRDLLGGSNTDLSAVGLPPIDPLSKELDDKENEDFDPFDTSAVTRLVQPKETELKFLEKELLAESKLKHSVSDPDFDPRAGEEPSTHVIPAVTPTDQLEQARRKSSLHLNIQPKSVGFLVPEPDLLSIDHESGKIHKPLTPYYTKEPSIIETETKEQEDPFDTSFVPDSKPTQVELNLIERDLLASTNLKHSLSDPDFDPRAEESVEGPAVPEVKSDLLAVENQIDIKVLTPAAENNKGGPELGATSPEFVDPFDTSSVELTILPGKTELKLIESELLTARAPETVTGVLDTLTDAQELGLGDKVLTPQAPPVVASASIDEVDPFDTSFAENLGPGKAEIKVLETELIQN